A window of the Syntrophothermus lipocalidus DSM 12680 genome harbors these coding sequences:
- a CDS encoding 4Fe-4S dicluster domain-containing protein: protein MAVPRESDTQWVQGLDRIVDRYNLVGNLDACLTCGKCVGNCPVAAITPSYNPRQIIRDVLMGNLSRLVQSEEIWRCFWCANCYRVCPSDIHYPLLMMQIRYKAIEHNFGLKYVLPFKRFALKAREDAMTFVPGAKGKERVMKIRSEAGMTPWPEVSDKARSEYQALFDLTGTTEWLEALDESKEKPVEFKYREGRIIYE from the coding sequence ATGGCTGTGCCCAGAGAAAGCGACACCCAGTGGGTGCAGGGACTAGACAGAATAGTGGATAGGTATAACTTGGTAGGCAACCTCGATGCCTGCTTGACCTGTGGAAAGTGCGTGGGAAACTGCCCGGTGGCGGCTATCACCCCTTCCTATAACCCAAGACAGATCATCCGGGATGTCCTTATGGGCAATCTGTCTCGCCTGGTTCAGAGTGAAGAGATATGGCGCTGCTTTTGGTGTGCTAACTGTTACAGGGTATGCCCGAGCGACATACACTACCCGTTACTGATGATGCAGATACGCTACAAGGCCATCGAACACAACTTCGGGCTTAAATACGTGCTGCCTTTCAAGCGTTTTGCTTTGAAAGCCCGCGAAGACGCGATGACCTTTGTTCCGGGTGCTAAGGGCAAGGAAAGAGTTATGAAGATTCGTAGCGAAGCAGGAATGACCCCCTGGCCGGAGGTTTCGGACAAAGCCAGAAGCGAGTACCAGGCTCTTTTCGATTTGACCGGTACCACAGAGTGGCTCGAGGCTCTGGACGAAAGCAAGGAAAAACCTGTGGAGTTCAAGTACCGGGAAGGAAGGATAATTTATGAATAA
- a CDS encoding sigma-54-dependent Fis family transcriptional regulator, which yields MPVLRISELQVGEAMTKRFGTASPDETLEQVIAAMLQNRWEEVVVVEGNGKLLGLVTKEHLVRILSDGLPQDKPIIDVCHRNVFTTTTTEDLVLARDVMREHHIGRLPVLDETGTVVGILTAKDVCNGFSDKLEVIGRHMQAVMDNITEAIQVVDCFGVITYWNKAAERMFGLKADDVVGKRLKEIYDDGLIESVLKEAKSRRNVLAELKPQQYAIRNAVPVITPAGDVIGVVCTTQDVTQTMSLLDRLHYANSKVKKLEKRVRQSEPSSEDVFYTADKFTLRVLQQARKVAATDATVLIQGESGTGKELLARVIYQNSKRSNRPFVEINCSAIPETLFESEMFGYESGSFTGAKREGKPGKFELAHDGTIFLDEIGELPLEMQAKLLRVIQEGRFYRVGGTNPIEVNVRLIAATNRNLHEMVSEGRFREDLFYRLNVVTLEIPPLRERKGDIPGLVARFINELATDYDREVDGIDDEALDVLVDYDWPGNVRQLRNVLESIIILMEGNLITLHSLEEAGVMDMLRPGNNGSRTKDKEVLMAGEVLEEAVAKTERDVIMRALEECGYNKARTAEMLGIPRSTLYYKLRTLGIPSISD from the coding sequence ATGCCCGTATTGAGAATCAGCGAGCTTCAGGTAGGCGAAGCAATGACAAAGCGCTTTGGCACCGCATCTCCAGACGAGACCTTGGAGCAGGTTATCGCTGCCATGCTGCAGAACCGGTGGGAAGAGGTCGTAGTGGTTGAAGGTAACGGCAAGCTGCTAGGATTGGTAACGAAAGAGCACTTAGTGCGCATTTTGTCGGACGGCTTGCCTCAAGACAAACCTATAATCGACGTATGTCACCGAAATGTTTTCACTACTACGACTACGGAAGACCTGGTTCTTGCCCGTGACGTCATGAGGGAGCACCATATAGGCCGGTTGCCTGTACTTGATGAGACAGGGACTGTAGTCGGTATATTGACTGCCAAAGACGTCTGCAATGGTTTTTCCGACAAATTGGAGGTAATTGGGCGTCATATGCAGGCGGTTATGGATAATATAACTGAAGCGATTCAGGTTGTGGACTGCTTCGGTGTAATAACTTACTGGAACAAGGCAGCGGAAAGAATGTTTGGGCTCAAGGCGGACGATGTAGTTGGCAAACGCCTTAAAGAGATATATGATGACGGCTTAATAGAGAGCGTTCTGAAAGAGGCCAAATCGCGGCGCAATGTTCTTGCTGAACTTAAACCCCAGCAGTATGCGATCAGGAATGCAGTTCCCGTTATTACGCCGGCAGGGGATGTCATCGGGGTGGTGTGTACCACTCAAGATGTTACCCAGACCATGAGTTTGCTGGATAGATTGCACTACGCTAATTCAAAGGTGAAGAAGCTGGAAAAAAGGGTTCGCCAAAGCGAGCCCAGTTCGGAAGATGTTTTTTACACTGCTGATAAGTTTACTTTGAGGGTCTTGCAACAGGCTCGCAAAGTCGCAGCCACTGATGCTACTGTTCTTATTCAAGGAGAAAGCGGGACCGGCAAGGAGCTGTTGGCCCGGGTTATTTACCAAAACAGTAAGCGTTCTAACCGTCCTTTCGTGGAAATCAACTGCAGTGCTATCCCGGAGACTCTCTTTGAAAGCGAGATGTTCGGGTACGAGTCCGGATCATTTACCGGGGCCAAGCGGGAGGGAAAGCCGGGGAAGTTCGAGCTGGCCCACGACGGAACTATTTTCCTGGATGAGATTGGCGAGCTGCCTCTGGAGATGCAGGCCAAGCTGTTGCGGGTTATTCAGGAAGGCCGGTTTTATCGTGTGGGCGGAACTAATCCGATCGAGGTCAATGTGCGTTTAATAGCGGCCACTAACCGCAACTTACACGAAATGGTGTCGGAGGGTCGGTTCAGAGAGGACTTATTCTATCGGCTTAACGTGGTTACCCTTGAGATCCCTCCCCTGCGAGAACGAAAAGGGGATATACCAGGTCTGGTGGCAAGGTTTATAAACGAACTGGCGACAGACTATGACCGGGAAGTTGATGGCATAGATGATGAGGCACTGGATGTTTTAGTCGATTATGATTGGCCGGGTAATGTCCGTCAATTACGTAACGTTCTGGAGAGTATAATAATACTGATGGAAGGAAACTTAATAACCCTCCATTCGCTGGAGGAAGCGGGGGTAATGGATATGTTGAGGCCGGGGAACAACGGTTCGAGAACCAAGGATAAGGAAGTATTGATGGCGGGAGAGGTCCTGGAAGAGGCGGTGGCTAAGACCGAGAGGGACGTCATCATGAGAGCTTTGGAGGAGTGCGGTTACAACAAGGCGAGAACGGCAGAGATGCTGGGGATTCCCCGTAGCACTTTGTATTATAAACTGCGGACTTTAGGGATACCCAGTATCTCCGACTAG
- a CDS encoding DUF1540 domain-containing protein codes for MVNTCAYWVPGNSCSADTIEVVSSGPDASCSTFTLRSSVEGPEMKILPQHTTSSLTQGSANPEVLCSVRQCRHNRDGYCEADNIKIMGSTAQRHSDTECDMFEPA; via the coding sequence ATGGTTAATACTTGCGCGTACTGGGTGCCGGGCAACAGCTGCTCCGCTGACACCATCGAAGTAGTATCGTCTGGCCCCGATGCCAGTTGTTCTACCTTCACCCTGCGGTCCTCCGTGGAAGGACCAGAAATGAAGATCCTCCCCCAACACACTACCAGCTCCCTCACCCAGGGTTCGGCCAATCCTGAAGTCCTATGTAGCGTGCGGCAATGCCGGCATAACCGAGACGGATACTGTGAGGCCGACAATATCAAAATAATGGGTAGTACCGCTCAACGCCATTCTGATACTGAATGTGACATGTTCGAACCGGCCTAG